The genomic stretch GCCGCTCGGGGGCGACCCGATCGAGGCGCTCCGAGGTGAGACCGCAAACGATCGCCTGAGGGCTGCGCTCGAGGTCCATCGCTGGGTACACGGCGCCTACCCGGAGTCGCTCGCAGAGCTCGACGCAACGCATGCGCTCTTGGCGGCCGTTCCGCTCGACCGGTACAGTTACGCCCGCTCGTCCCTCGGCGGATTCACGCTCTGGAGAGTCCGCCCCTAGCCGGAGGTCGATTGGCCGACGAAGATCCGCTGATCCTCGATGACAACGCGCTGGCCCAGATCGTCTACGGGGAGAACGATCGCAACCTGCGCAAGCTCGAGCAGCAGATCGGCGTCCGGATCCAGGCGCGCGGCAACCGCGTGCGGGTGAGCGGCCCGGCGCTGGAGTCCAAGGTCGCCCGTCGCGTGATCCGCGACCTGTACGATCTGGCGGGCGCGGGCGCGCCGATCGACGATTCCGACCTGCGGCAGGCGGTGAGGATGGCGGAGGAGCCGGGCTCCGAGCCTGCGCGGGCGCTCGCCTCGGGCTCCGGCATCGAGGTCGGTCGGCGCAAGCGAATCCTTCCCCGGACGGAGACGCCGCGGGTCTACCTGGAGACGATCGCCGAGTCGTCGCTCACGTTCGGGATCGGCCCCGCCGGCACCGGCAAGACATATCTGGCGATGGCGATGGCGGTGCAGTCGCTGCTGCGCCGGGAGGTCGGGCGGATCGTGCTCACGCGGCCGGCGGTCGAGGCGGGCGAGAAGCTCGGCTTTCTGCCCGGCTCGCTCTACGAGAAGATCGACCCGTACCTGCGGCCCCTCACCGACGCCCTGCACGACATGATGCACGGCGAGGAGGTCGC from Deltaproteobacteria bacterium encodes the following:
- a CDS encoding PhoH family protein, which codes for MADEDPLILDDNALAQIVYGENDRNLRKLEQQIGVRIQARGNRVRVSGPALESKVARRVIRDLYDLAGAGAPIDDSDLRQAVRMAEEPGSEPARALASGSGIEVGRRKRILPRTETPRVYLETIAESSLTFGIGPAGTGKTYLAMAMAVQSLLRREVGRIVLTRPAVEAGEKLGFLPGSLYEKIDPYLRPLTDALHDMMHGEEVARRMDRGIIEIAPLAFMRGRTLNDAFIILDEAQNTTSEQMRMFLTRMGFDSKAVINGDVTQIDLPRGTVSGLIEARKVLDGVPGISFVQFSEKDVVRHPLVQEVIRAYEKFEAER